From a region of the Paenibacillus lutimineralis genome:
- a CDS encoding histidine phosphatase family protein, producing MNESYEGVEWWLIRHGLTGWNLQRKYQGHSDEELLPGEASGLTPLRSKLAGQSFAGVYCSDLKRCRQTLQLIRPDLTAQAVYDPRLKEMNFGAWEGKTYEMLEHNPLYRAWIDNPKLYTPPEGESWELFQNRVADFQRELVQKSKELAVSGNANPSILLVVTHGGVISTLNMLMNPDADFWDSKVSPGEIMKLKLS from the coding sequence ATGAATGAAAGCTATGAGGGAGTGGAGTGGTGGTTAATCCGGCATGGATTGACAGGGTGGAATCTGCAGCGTAAATATCAAGGCCATAGCGATGAGGAGTTGTTGCCTGGGGAGGCTTCCGGTCTTACTCCGCTGCGGAGTAAGCTGGCTGGTCAATCCTTTGCCGGTGTATATTGCAGTGACCTGAAGCGCTGTCGCCAGACCTTGCAATTGATCCGTCCTGATTTGACTGCACAAGCTGTCTATGATCCAAGACTTAAGGAGATGAACTTTGGTGCTTGGGAAGGCAAAACCTATGAAATGCTAGAGCATAACCCACTCTATCGTGCCTGGATTGACAATCCCAAGCTGTATACACCACCGGAAGGGGAATCATGGGAGCTGTTCCAGAACAGGGTCGCCGACTTTCAAAGGGAACTGGTGCAGAAATCGAAGGAGCTTGCGGTTAGCGGGAACGCTAATCCTTCCATCCTGCTTGTTGTGACCCATGGTGGTGTGATATCCACGCTGAACATGCTGATGAATCCAGATGCTGACTTCTGGGACAGCAAAGTTTCGCCGGGGGAGATTATGAAACTAAAGTTGTCCTGA
- a CDS encoding TRM11 family SAM-dependent methyltransferase, whose amino-acid sequence MRDLMQQTESSSRYIYPFACHETERDLCRMELQALFGYAVDPVGPYPFVDTPILIDPNRSPYLSLRMDVLISEVSWEELLRRAAELELNNRTFKVKYIKNGDPRSYEQQRQMERQVGSIIRGKAEMRTPDLIYGLLSHNGRWTLGSCYPARSVWLEHKHKPQNYSTGLSTPVARALVNIAAPQPNGLRLIDPCCGMGNVLIEALSIGMDIVGRDINPLAIKGARVNLHHFGYDSKGLVEIGDMNEIDEHYDAAVLDMPYNLCSVLPRDERIRMLTSLKRISIQSVIVSSEPLEEEIREVGLMIMDQGKILKGSFIRNVWLCRSE is encoded by the coding sequence ATGAGAGATTTGATGCAGCAAACGGAGAGTTCCAGCCGCTATATTTATCCCTTTGCCTGTCATGAGACGGAGCGTGATCTGTGCAGGATGGAGCTGCAGGCGCTATTCGGATACGCCGTTGATCCTGTTGGACCGTACCCATTCGTGGATACGCCCATTCTGATCGATCCGAATCGTAGTCCTTATCTATCGCTGAGGATGGATGTATTGATCAGCGAAGTTTCTTGGGAGGAACTGCTGCGGCGGGCTGCCGAGCTGGAGCTTAATAATAGAACATTTAAAGTAAAATATATCAAAAATGGTGATCCACGCAGCTACGAGCAGCAGCGGCAGATGGAGCGCCAAGTCGGGAGTATTATTCGCGGCAAGGCGGAGATGCGTACGCCGGATCTGATCTATGGCTTGCTCTCTCATAACGGGCGCTGGACACTGGGAAGCTGCTATCCGGCACGGTCGGTCTGGCTTGAGCATAAGCATAAGCCGCAAAATTACTCGACCGGACTGAGCACCCCAGTTGCTCGCGCATTAGTTAATATCGCGGCGCCTCAACCGAATGGACTGCGGTTGATCGATCCCTGCTGCGGCATGGGGAATGTGCTGATCGAGGCGTTGTCGATAGGGATGGATATTGTCGGCCGGGATATTAATCCGCTAGCGATTAAGGGAGCGCGTGTGAATTTGCACCATTTTGGCTATGATTCGAAAGGCTTGGTAGAGATCGGTGATATGAACGAGATAGATGAGCATTATGATGCCGCTGTTCTTGATATGCCTTATAATCTGTGTTCGGTACTTCCGCGAGATGAACGGATTAGAATGCTCACTAGTCTAAAGCGGATTAGCATCCAGTCGGTTATCGTCTCTTCAGAGCCACTTGAGGAGGAGATTCGCGAGGTGGGCCTTATGATCATGGACCAAGGAAAAATTCTTAAGGGTTCCTTTATTCGCAATGTGTGGCTATGCAGGAGCGAGTGA
- a CDS encoding TetR/AcrR family transcriptional regulator — protein MSTKWEQELDLMRQSRREQIMEAAYELVLEKGLISITIVDIVKKAEISRVTLYKYYSSIHEIVFDIQIRILNEMSDLLGEKLKGKDGLEKLHDYFATFVRMYQTRPDYFRFAAMFDQFYQSSYPTPELEDRYQSFTKQGIDLIEQIIEEGKGDGSIRAETHPAMMAQILSHIMMGTTQRIAARSEIYKTESKVDSEEMLNYLADFLTTSLAVDPSRA, from the coding sequence TTGAGTACGAAATGGGAGCAGGAATTGGATTTAATGCGTCAGTCGCGGCGGGAGCAAATTATGGAGGCTGCCTATGAACTTGTATTAGAAAAAGGGCTGATCTCCATCACCATTGTCGATATCGTCAAGAAGGCGGAGATTAGCCGGGTAACCTTGTATAAATATTACAGCTCGATTCATGAGATTGTATTTGATATTCAGATCCGAATTTTGAATGAAATGAGCGATTTGCTGGGTGAGAAGCTCAAAGGCAAAGATGGGCTGGAGAAGCTGCATGATTATTTTGCTACCTTCGTCCGCATGTACCAGACCCGACCAGATTATTTTCGCTTTGCCGCGATGTTCGATCAATTCTATCAGTCCTCCTATCCAACGCCGGAGCTGGAGGATCGGTATCAGAGCTTCACGAAGCAGGGAATCGATTTGATAGAACAAATCATTGAAGAAGGAAAGGGTGACGGATCGATTCGTGCGGAGACTCATCCAGCGATGATGGCACAGATCCTGTCGCATATTATGATGGGAACGACGCAGAGAATTGCCGCACGCAGCGAAATATACAAGACGGAGAGCAAGGTCGATTCCGAGGAAATGCTCAATTATTTAGCGGATTTCCTAACCACTTCACTGGCTGTTGATCCATCACGGGCGTAA
- a CDS encoding cohesin domain-containing protein, protein MNRRNVRNRSLALLLICALGLSLLLPSGAQAASEQGSKLSKMKFGTPVNMGYPITSVSINDGVMGVEDGKQVLYTTASTTPAVFNVIDVKNNERIRDFELAGVAQSWRHVIAPDGTVYIGAITSSGTGELWSYSPVTKTVQKLKVMGSEKSVWSMTTDPSGNVYIGTYDNGKLFQYNPKTKELRDYGTLLAGHNYIRSMAYHDGHIYAGMALPFEVVKVNVESGASEVISDEVPGILGIEHGKIEFAYDMAVVDKYLFVKASGEESGLVMVYYNLEKKKWEDKFIGVDPVSNRGVMSYNQIPVADGKAYVPAHGGILEVDLTTLETRNTGISFATSLRGAAWVDMKDPELTSDRTIVTIQANGKLSALDVKKGIRKDLPGVAAKGGPIPIHNMERGTDGRLYMSAYPGGNGGVFDPRTNQSFSFLIGQAEGIISVGNKVYYGIYPGGDIYEVDITGGKMSDPKLLFTIGSSQDRPYKMEYADGKLIIGTIPDYGRLGGALTIYDLATGDKQVYRDIIKDHSIIGLAYKDGKIYGSTTKSGGLNTNMPANDPEVFVWDIEKKAMTMHTPLTALKGLDTHRMISGLTFGPDGLLWGGVDGILFALNPDDLSIVKQKNIYSDVKDYGMWRPYYFRWGEDGLLYAGLANRMTVVDPDTLEYRSLTPSNFEMSFMTLAKDAEGHEQIYYTDKTKLMMIPITESTSVQSPVRNSCFEEPLNADGTIPGWSIADTTKKIEYSLSDEQSYCGEPGRSLKVIDKVQGNIGENSYLSDPIPVIRGGEYSAAAKLYIEQGLIEGTSTDDSGIILYFYDKSGKQVSSSTGTIIKGMPQKEWIDISVTGIAPEQAVYARIGLFSSAWNMMIGYYDHVTFEGQSPGSLQLKTDDEINVGDTFNVTLQAQDVTDLYAVQAALEFDPALFEVVDVQMASDFGSASNAYLGWNKDSAKGKINIIATLLGDRALGGIVDIAEITMKSKQFADPANLIVSKQSLFTDKNADITKLSYSMSDDMKLGIQFGYDAEDLNKDHKVDAQDAAIIAKQLGKPLNDSNRMMDMNGDGILDITDLAMIVLKSLE, encoded by the coding sequence ATGAACCGACGCAATGTGAGGAATCGTTCGCTAGCTTTGCTACTTATTTGTGCGCTGGGGCTAAGCTTGTTGTTGCCATCTGGGGCACAGGCAGCTTCAGAACAGGGAAGCAAGTTGTCAAAAATGAAATTTGGAACACCTGTGAATATGGGGTATCCGATCACCTCCGTATCGATCAATGATGGTGTAATGGGAGTAGAGGATGGCAAGCAGGTTTTATACACGACGGCCTCGACAACTCCGGCTGTATTTAATGTGATTGACGTGAAGAATAATGAGCGGATCCGGGATTTTGAGCTGGCTGGTGTGGCGCAGTCGTGGAGACATGTAATTGCACCGGATGGAACTGTCTATATCGGCGCAATTACTTCATCGGGGACAGGAGAACTGTGGAGCTACTCTCCGGTGACCAAGACAGTTCAGAAGCTTAAGGTGATGGGCAGTGAGAAATCGGTATGGTCTATGACCACCGACCCTTCAGGAAATGTCTATATTGGCACTTATGATAACGGCAAGCTGTTCCAATACAATCCGAAGACCAAGGAATTGAGGGATTATGGGACCTTGCTTGCAGGCCATAATTATATTCGTTCTATGGCTTATCACGACGGACATATCTATGCTGGTATGGCGTTGCCATTCGAAGTTGTTAAGGTGAACGTAGAGTCGGGAGCTTCGGAGGTCATCTCTGATGAGGTGCCGGGTATCCTTGGCATAGAACATGGAAAGATTGAATTTGCCTATGACATGGCAGTAGTGGATAAATATTTATTCGTCAAAGCAAGTGGAGAAGAATCAGGCCTAGTCATGGTGTATTACAATTTGGAAAAGAAGAAATGGGAGGATAAGTTTATAGGCGTTGATCCCGTTAGTAATAGAGGAGTCATGAGCTACAATCAAATTCCGGTTGCGGATGGCAAAGCCTATGTGCCTGCTCATGGAGGCATCCTGGAGGTTGATTTAACGACGCTTGAGACGAGAAATACGGGAATCAGCTTCGCTACCTCATTGCGTGGAGCAGCCTGGGTCGATATGAAGGACCCTGAATTAACATCAGATCGTACCATTGTAACAATTCAGGCGAATGGTAAATTATCGGCTTTGGATGTCAAAAAGGGAATTCGTAAGGATCTGCCGGGTGTTGCTGCCAAGGGTGGGCCAATTCCGATTCACAATATGGAACGTGGGACGGATGGACGATTATATATGTCGGCTTATCCAGGTGGAAATGGCGGAGTATTTGACCCAAGAACGAATCAATCCTTCAGCTTCTTGATCGGCCAAGCCGAGGGGATTATCTCTGTTGGAAATAAAGTATATTACGGGATCTATCCCGGCGGAGATATTTATGAGGTGGACATTACCGGCGGTAAAATGAGCGATCCCAAGCTGCTGTTCACGATCGGATCATCTCAGGACAGACCGTATAAAATGGAGTACGCCGACGGCAAGCTGATCATCGGGACAATTCCTGATTACGGGAGGTTAGGCGGGGCGCTCACCATTTACGATTTGGCAACGGGTGACAAACAGGTCTATCGAGATATTATCAAAGACCATAGCATTATAGGCCTTGCTTATAAGGATGGGAAAATCTATGGTTCAACTACGAAGTCTGGTGGCTTGAACACGAATATGCCAGCAAATGACCCGGAAGTATTTGTTTGGGATATTGAGAAAAAAGCAATGACGATGCACACTCCGCTTACAGCGCTGAAGGGTTTGGACACACATCGCATGATCAGCGGCCTCACTTTTGGCCCGGATGGATTACTCTGGGGCGGCGTAGACGGGATTTTGTTCGCTTTGAACCCAGATGATCTCTCCATCGTGAAGCAGAAGAATATTTACTCTGATGTGAAGGATTATGGAATGTGGCGTCCATACTACTTCCGCTGGGGCGAAGACGGGCTGCTCTACGCCGGGCTGGCAAATCGGATGACCGTAGTCGATCCGGATACATTGGAGTATCGCTCCCTTACCCCGAGTAACTTCGAGATGAGTTTCATGACGCTGGCCAAGGATGCTGAGGGGCATGAACAAATCTATTATACCGATAAAACAAAGCTGATGATGATTCCAATTACCGAGTCAACCAGCGTACAGTCGCCAGTAAGAAATAGCTGCTTCGAGGAACCACTCAATGCGGATGGAACGATTCCGGGCTGGAGTATTGCTGATACAACAAAGAAAATTGAGTACAGCCTTTCGGATGAGCAGAGTTATTGTGGAGAGCCAGGCCGCAGCCTAAAGGTCATTGACAAAGTGCAAGGTAATATAGGAGAGAACAGCTACTTAAGCGATCCGATTCCGGTCATCCGCGGTGGCGAATATTCGGCCGCAGCCAAGCTGTATATTGAGCAGGGATTGATCGAAGGTACGAGTACGGATGATTCAGGCATCATATTATATTTTTATGATAAGTCAGGTAAACAAGTTAGTTCATCGACAGGCACGATAATCAAGGGTATGCCGCAAAAGGAATGGATTGACATCTCTGTGACCGGCATTGCCCCGGAGCAAGCTGTATATGCACGAATTGGCCTGTTTTCCTCAGCATGGAATATGATGATCGGATACTATGATCATGTAACTTTTGAGGGGCAATCCCCAGGAAGCTTGCAGTTAAAGACAGATGACGAAATTAACGTAGGAGACACCTTTAACGTTACTTTGCAAGCTCAGGATGTTACTGACCTGTACGCCGTGCAGGCAGCACTCGAATTTGATCCAGCTCTTTTCGAAGTTGTTGATGTTCAAATGGCCAGTGACTTCGGCTCGGCCTCGAATGCCTATTTAGGATGGAACAAAGATAGTGCGAAGGGGAAGATCAACATTATTGCCACTCTGTTGGGAGATCGGGCGCTTGGTGGCATTGTAGACATCGCTGAAATTACGATGAAGTCGAAGCAATTTGCCGATCCCGCGAATCTGATTGTAAGCAAACAATCCTTATTTACAGATAAGAACGCGGACATCACCAAGCTATCCTATTCCATGTCCGATGATATGAAGCTTGGCATCCAGTTTGGCTACGATGCAGAAGATTTGAACAAGGACCATAAGGTTGATGCTCAGGATGCTGCAATCATTGCCAAACAATTAGGCAAACCGCTTAATGATAGCAATCGGATGATGGACATGAACGGTGATGGAATCTTAGATATTACTGATCTTGCTATGATTGTGCTGAAATCGCTGGAGTAG
- a CDS encoding NPCBM/NEW2 domain-containing protein, giving the protein MKRIWRSISGSLAIVLALTSLGMTGLGRHAFAEAEPASYEEIYISDLDWTSVKHGKVKTQKDQIAAASLTGQKMKMEGVTYDKGLGSHADSKITYQINGDYNRLTSVIGIDDEALTNSKLPTSVVFAVYGDGDKLYESPHFTAKPYIRPLKINVDVSGIHELSLEVTGYAAGSNPQTTSYADWADTKLINGDPEDQTAESVASSIRSIAPPEKGQTLLRLPYVPDGFTVAIAASDREDIIPKDAQIFPVSTDATVTLVLAVTKLADGTTAETVPLQVLVPGVQPAESANKTALESELANAQAYYDNAVEGTDPGQYPSGSKEELGQAIAKAKAVYADDAASQYAVNQAAAELHESVLSFLAKAIVGEGKRLESVSLTSDHASLNLDGLAHLRLSGQLSDGSDADLKHAYVKYSLSNPNVLASVQPTESGAEVRAGTKLNSAGTATVTATVTLGGVTRTAEVPITVQFAVDQPFQHAYHQTLTMKMFMAENNGTVRMTFEQALATVKKMDSLTRGIPKIIYLVGWQFDGHDTGYPALDVVNPKLKREQDERAEDSLKWLMDEAFKYNTTISLHINMLDASSESPLWDTYLTKDVIARENDGSLRKYVWGYPISYTREWEEGLTIQRIDKLLELLPIQRAGTIHIDAFHQNIPKLEAGFISPYHKITSQQEAETQKKIIRYFRDKGVDVTAEFDKLSR; this is encoded by the coding sequence ATGAAGAGAATATGGAGAAGTATTTCGGGGAGTTTGGCGATTGTTCTGGCATTAACGAGTCTGGGGATGACAGGCTTAGGCCGTCATGCATTTGCCGAAGCAGAACCGGCATCGTATGAGGAAATCTATATTAGCGATTTGGATTGGACCTCAGTTAAACACGGTAAAGTAAAGACACAGAAGGACCAGATTGCAGCTGCAAGCCTAACAGGCCAGAAAATGAAGATGGAAGGGGTCACGTATGACAAAGGACTCGGGTCTCATGCCGATTCAAAAATTACTTACCAAATTAACGGGGATTACAACCGTCTTACCTCAGTAATTGGCATTGATGATGAAGCGCTTACCAACAGCAAGCTGCCTACAAGTGTCGTATTTGCTGTGTATGGGGACGGGGATAAGCTGTATGAAAGTCCTCATTTTACAGCGAAGCCGTATATCCGTCCATTAAAGATCAATGTCGATGTATCCGGGATCCATGAGCTGTCGCTGGAAGTGACAGGATACGCTGCGGGCTCCAATCCGCAAACCACTTCCTATGCCGACTGGGCGGATACGAAGCTGATCAATGGAGACCCGGAAGATCAGACAGCGGAATCGGTGGCCTCCTCGATTCGAAGCATTGCCCCGCCGGAGAAAGGGCAGACCTTATTGCGGCTTCCTTATGTTCCAGACGGATTTACCGTGGCTATAGCAGCTTCGGACCGCGAGGACATTATTCCGAAGGATGCTCAGATCTTTCCAGTCTCCACCGATGCCACAGTGACATTGGTATTGGCGGTAACCAAGCTGGCTGACGGCACAACGGCAGAAACTGTTCCGCTGCAGGTGCTAGTGCCGGGAGTCCAGCCTGCGGAATCGGCTAACAAGACGGCGCTGGAGAGTGAATTGGCTAATGCGCAAGCTTATTATGACAACGCCGTTGAAGGGACGGATCCTGGACAATATCCTTCGGGCAGCAAGGAAGAGCTGGGGCAAGCTATTGCTAAGGCCAAGGCGGTATATGCGGATGATGCTGCAAGCCAATACGCTGTCAATCAGGCCGCCGCGGAACTGCATGAGTCAGTGCTCTCTTTTCTGGCCAAGGCCATCGTTGGAGAAGGCAAAAGGCTGGAGTCCGTCAGTTTAACCAGCGATCATGCAAGCTTGAATCTGGATGGTCTGGCCCATTTGCGGTTGAGCGGCCAATTAAGCGATGGATCAGATGCCGATTTGAAGCATGCCTATGTCAAATATTCGCTCAGTAATCCGAATGTGCTTGCCTCAGTGCAACCGACGGAATCCGGAGCGGAGGTAAGGGCAGGGACGAAGCTGAACTCGGCGGGAACCGCGACCGTAACGGCAACTGTTACGTTGGGCGGCGTCACCAGGACTGCAGAGGTGCCGATTACCGTTCAATTTGCAGTGGATCAGCCTTTTCAGCATGCGTATCATCAGACTCTGACGATGAAGATGTTTATGGCTGAGAATAATGGTACGGTCCGCATGACGTTCGAGCAGGCTCTGGCAACGGTTAAGAAGATGGACAGTCTGACGCGGGGGATTCCCAAAATCATTTATCTTGTCGGCTGGCAGTTCGATGGACATGATACCGGTTATCCAGCATTGGATGTGGTTAATCCTAAACTGAAGCGTGAACAGGATGAAAGAGCTGAAGACAGCTTGAAATGGCTAATGGATGAAGCGTTTAAATATAACACAACTATAAGCCTGCACATCAATATGCTTGATGCTAGTTCCGAGAGTCCGCTCTGGGATACGTATCTGACGAAGGATGTCATTGCCAGGGAAAATGACGGAAGCTTGCGGAAGTATGTCTGGGGATATCCGATCAGTTATACCCGGGAGTGGGAGGAAGGGCTGACCATCCAAAGAATCGACAAGCTACTTGAATTGCTGCCGATTCAGCGAGCCGGAACGATTCATATCGACGCCTTCCATCAGAATATTCCCAAGCTTGAGGCCGGGTTCATCAGCCCGTATCACAAGATAACTTCGCAACAGGAAGCCGAGACGCAGAAGAAGATTATTCGGTATTTCCGAGACAAAGGGGTGGACGTAACCGCTGAATTTGATAAATTATCGCGTTGA
- a CDS encoding S-layer homology domain-containing protein encodes MINYRVDPLIGLQPMAWHIRWSASEQFKIPASIYTGGDGGDERLGTGMLGESIIKADRETLRGFIDDFALKTLPSYYLNRLDRVSDQNGIITLSEGVTSHKQSDGSLLIEQEGETLRDGGDVFFPALWNEDDYQEIIAYSKNGYENRTWKLPVQWKGTASIDVYSIGIEGLNLIEQELPVQDGSVRLTLLPGQAVSIFPAGTDISAQPGPFSIIEPADGVQEVNASKVALRWEPSARADSYRVMISENSSLQPVIWNHTTEDTSAAVSALSPGKTYYWKVIAIKKSNGKEQDNTGGVLSFKTRNTVIPPEQGGGSGAGGSGNTGITEPGATNPQKSGPMQPTPANYQIVEAKDLVAPDNGKVKVKMRENAEAIVLTASALKQLGTETLTLQWDRTELDIPGQVFDQWIESAFGGGAAPAKVILKLTSLSREQFFEAIDARNVPAHSAGNLLQLGVSVEADGVVKDLTAWKEAVKLHFALQVEAKKSAFIYTIQDGKLTRLSDFRYSENGMSADIFRSGSYGAFVAAASFTDVLENHWAYEAIAYLESRGILQGVQEGRFEPGRSITRAEFTALLARALELPEGKAAGFKDVDPDAWYGAYVQVAVQEGLVLGVSASEFAPDRDITRQEMVVMLMRAYYLRHQELPVTGTTVSYFDEQAVAQWALDAVKAASEVGLVHGRAQGRFAPATQATRAEAAAMIYRMMNLDYNR; translated from the coding sequence TTGATAAATTATCGCGTTGATCCGTTGATCGGCCTGCAGCCTATGGCCTGGCATATCCGCTGGAGCGCCTCGGAGCAGTTCAAGATCCCTGCTTCAATCTATACTGGAGGCGATGGAGGCGATGAGCGGCTAGGTACAGGGATGCTAGGAGAATCGATCATTAAGGCCGACCGTGAGACATTACGGGGATTCATCGATGATTTCGCATTAAAGACTCTTCCATCCTATTATCTGAATCGTCTGGACCGGGTCTCCGACCAGAACGGAATCATAACCCTCTCGGAAGGGGTAACCAGCCACAAGCAAAGCGACGGAAGCCTTCTTATAGAGCAGGAGGGAGAGACGCTTCGGGATGGCGGGGATGTATTCTTCCCAGCTCTGTGGAATGAGGATGACTATCAGGAAATTATCGCTTACAGCAAGAACGGTTATGAGAATAGAACCTGGAAGCTGCCGGTTCAATGGAAAGGGACAGCATCGATTGATGTCTATTCGATCGGAATAGAAGGGCTCAATTTAATCGAGCAAGAGCTTCCTGTCCAGGACGGTTCGGTCAGACTGACGCTGCTGCCAGGGCAGGCGGTATCGATCTTCCCGGCAGGTACAGATATTTCTGCCCAGCCTGGACCATTCAGTATTATCGAGCCTGCTGACGGGGTGCAAGAAGTTAATGCCTCGAAGGTTGCGCTTCGCTGGGAACCGTCGGCCAGGGCAGACAGCTATCGCGTGATGATCTCGGAAAATTCCTCGCTTCAGCCTGTCATTTGGAACCATACGACAGAGGATACATCCGCGGCGGTGTCCGCTCTATCTCCAGGCAAGACCTACTATTGGAAAGTCATTGCTATAAAAAAGAGCAACGGTAAAGAACAAGACAACACGGGCGGCGTGCTCTCTTTTAAAACGAGAAATACGGTTATTCCTCCGGAGCAAGGGGGCGGAAGCGGCGCAGGAGGCAGCGGAAATACGGGCATTACGGAACCAGGCGCCACAAATCCGCAGAAGAGCGGACCAATGCAGCCGACACCGGCGAACTACCAGATCGTTGAAGCCAAGGATCTTGTTGCGCCGGATAATGGTAAAGTGAAGGTGAAAATGAGGGAGAATGCCGAAGCGATTGTATTAACAGCGTCTGCCCTTAAGCAATTGGGAACAGAAACGTTGACGCTACAATGGGACAGGACTGAACTGGACATTCCGGGACAGGTTTTTGACCAATGGATTGAGTCGGCATTCGGTGGCGGAGCGGCTCCAGCGAAGGTAATATTGAAGCTGACCTCATTATCCCGGGAACAGTTTTTTGAGGCGATCGATGCCAGAAATGTGCCTGCACATTCAGCAGGGAACTTGCTGCAGTTGGGAGTCTCTGTCGAGGCGGACGGCGTAGTCAAGGATTTGACTGCTTGGAAAGAAGCGGTTAAATTGCACTTTGCGCTTCAAGTGGAAGCGAAGAAATCGGCATTTATATATACGATTCAGGATGGGAAGCTGACCAGGTTGTCCGATTTCCGTTACAGCGAGAACGGAATGTCCGCTGATATTTTCCGGTCTGGAAGTTATGGCGCTTTTGTCGCAGCTGCTTCCTTCACAGATGTACTAGAGAACCATTGGGCATACGAGGCGATCGCCTATCTGGAATCCAGGGGGATCCTTCAAGGAGTGCAGGAGGGCCGCTTTGAGCCAGGCCGTTCAATTACCCGTGCCGAATTTACCGCTCTTCTGGCAAGAGCTCTGGAGCTGCCTGAAGGTAAAGCTGCCGGGTTCAAGGATGTTGATCCTGATGCATGGTATGGGGCTTACGTCCAGGTCGCTGTCCAGGAGGGCCTTGTATTAGGGGTAAGCGCCTCTGAATTTGCTCCTGACCGGGACATTACACGTCAGGAAATGGTGGTCATGCTGATGCGAGCGTATTATTTACGGCATCAGGAGCTTCCGGTGACCGGAACAACAGTCTCATATTTTGACGAGCAAGCTGTTGCCCAGTGGGCTCTTGATGCGGTCAAGGCAGCCTCTGAGGTTGGTCTCGTACATGGGCGCGCGCAGGGGCGGTTTGCACCAGCCACTCAAGCGACACGGGCGGAGGCGGCAGCGATGATTTATCGAATGATGAATCTTGATTACAATCGTTGA
- a CDS encoding Gfo/Idh/MocA family protein: protein MKKVTAVLIGAGNRGALAYATYALEHPEELQFVAIAEPDQGRREAFQKAHNLPDSACYTSWEEMLQEPKLADAALICTQDQYHFDPAIKAFETGYHILLEKPMSTDPVEVVKLGQHAVKYERIFNICHVLRYTEFFGTLKKMVEDKKIGELVSIQHNENVAYWHQAHSYVRGNWRNSRESSPMILAKSCHDMDILLWLAGSDCRSISSFGSLSHFKAENAPPQAADRCTDNCPHAEECPFFAPRFYLANEGWRYALTNDVSEEGTMKALREGPYGRCVYKCDNDVVDHQVVNIEFENNVTAAFTMCAFTNEYARTIKLMGTRGEVKGIMSFNKCEIEITDFLTGKKELISMESGVDDHGGGDSALIGNFANLVREERIHEGLSSASVSVQSHLMSFAAEKSRLENQVVVFKDFAEEIKSRI from the coding sequence ATGAAAAAGGTAACAGCCGTACTTATCGGAGCTGGAAATCGCGGTGCCCTGGCCTACGCCACTTACGCATTGGAGCATCCAGAAGAGCTTCAATTCGTCGCGATCGCGGAACCGGACCAAGGGCGAAGAGAAGCCTTCCAGAAGGCCCATAACCTCCCAGACTCCGCCTGTTATACCTCGTGGGAGGAGATGCTGCAAGAGCCGAAGCTGGCCGATGCTGCCCTGATCTGTACGCAGGATCAATACCATTTCGACCCGGCGATCAAAGCCTTTGAAACCGGATATCATATCCTTCTTGAGAAGCCGATGTCGACGGACCCTGTCGAAGTCGTAAAGTTAGGGCAGCATGCCGTTAAATACGAACGCATATTCAACATCTGTCATGTGCTCCGCTATACGGAGTTTTTCGGGACGCTCAAAAAAATGGTCGAGGACAAAAAAATCGGCGAGCTCGTCTCCATCCAGCATAATGAGAATGTGGCCTATTGGCATCAGGCCCATAGCTATGTCCGCGGCAATTGGAGAAATTCCCGTGAGTCGAGTCCAATGATCCTGGCTAAATCATGTCATGACATGGATATTTTGCTGTGGCTGGCCGGAAGCGATTGCAGAAGCATTTCTTCCTTCGGCTCCCTGTCCCATTTCAAGGCCGAGAATGCGCCGCCTCAAGCTGCTGACCGCTGTACAGACAACTGTCCTCATGCTGAGGAATGCCCGTTCTTTGCCCCAAGATTTTATCTTGCTAACGAAGGCTGGCGTTATGCGCTAACCAATGATGTAAGCGAGGAGGGGACTATGAAGGCGCTCCGGGAAGGGCCATATGGCCGCTGCGTTTATAAGTGCGACAATGATGTTGTCGACCATCAAGTGGTCAATATTGAATTCGAGAACAACGTTACAGCAGCCTTTACAATGTGCGCGTTCACGAATGAATACGCCAGAACGATTAAGCTCATGGGTACTCGCGGCGAGGTAAAGGGCATTATGTCCTTCAATAAATGTGAGATTGAAATCACCGATTTCCTCACTGGGAAAAAAGAACTCATCTCTATGGAATCAGGCGTCGACGATCATGGTGGCGGCGACAGCGCGCTGATTGGCAACTTCGCCAATCTGGTACGCGAGGAGCGTATCCATGAAGGTCTGTCCTCAGCCAGCGTCTCTGTACAGAGCCATCTGATGTCCTTCGCGGCGGAAAAATCCCGGCTAGAGAACCAGGTCGTTGTCTTTAAAGATTTCGCGGAAGAGATCAAGTCCAGAATCTAG